A region from the Aegilops tauschii subsp. strangulata cultivar AL8/78 chromosome 5, Aet v6.0, whole genome shotgun sequence genome encodes:
- the LOC141023246 gene encoding ubiquitin-like-specific protease ESD4 yields MDAYVAVFNHGNLNPDPKSKNPSKFSFPTHFTTKLLVEPAKFSTRSCLREFKRINTGNNLHKCDLLFLPRVNSFHWTFFCINNLLTINFFDSANSVNADELNILTTNLITNLSTLFKGSNCSFKNIEEFVKFSPENYPKQPNLHDCAIYGMLYMDYWNGKDMKDFEKEIVPQFRKLIAYKIGNFNQNKFQFEKIDADVTKKRRTRR; encoded by the exons ATGGATGCCTATGTTGCAGTTTTCAACCATGGGAATTTGAATCCTGATCCAAAATCAAAGAATCCTTCAAAATTTTCTTTCCCAACACACTTTACA ACTAAATTGCTTGTGGAGCCTGCAAAATTCAGCACCAGGTCTTGCCTTCGAGAATTCAAGAGAATCAACACAGGAAACAACCTGCACAAATGTGACTTG CTTTTTCTCCCTAGAGTAAATTCATTCCATTGGACTTTCTTTTGCATCAACAATCTGTTAACAATCAACTTCTTTGATTCAGCAAATAGCGTCAATGCTGATGAACTCAACATCCTCACAACAAACCTG ATTACCAACCTCAGCACTCTATTCAAGGGATCTAACTGCAGCTTCAAAAATATAGAAGAATTTGTAAAGTTTTCTCCTGAAAACTATCCCAAACAACCTAACTT GCATGATTGCGCTATCTATGGCATGCTGTATATGGATTATTGGAATGGAAAAGACATGAAGGACTTTGAAAAA GAAATCGTTCCCCAATTCCGTAAGCTCATTGCATACAAGATAGGAAACTTCAATCAGAACAAGTTCCAGTTTGAGAAGATTGATGCTGATGTCACAAAGAAGAGAAGAACCCGCCGTTAA
- the LOC109775882 gene encoding uncharacterized protein isoform X1 — MGATLLKGQGFIVCTHIKEKLGMFLCSDLVRKYYIMQFPMASPDELHAQRRRLHRFPEEQQDTFEFVADELSILRKRLRSMVVVENNRKRLWHNFGANKYLDQLGMASKYNTKVFCMQTLIGGNYGLLDTKTFLPILITQCSAMASAYGKWSSLS, encoded by the exons ATGGGAGCAACATTGTTGAAGGGCCAAGGCTTCATAGTTTGTACGCACATAAAAG AGAAACTTGGAATGTTTTTGTGCTCGGATCTCGTTCGGAAGTACTACATCATGCAATTCCCAA TGGCGTCACCCGACGAGCTCCACGCGCAGAGGAGGCGTCTCCACAGGTTCCCCGAG GAACAACAAGATACATTTGAATTCGTTGCCGATGAGTTATCAATTCTTCGAAAGAGACTACGATCCATGGTGGTTGTTGAG AATAATCGCAAAAGATTGTGGCATAATTTTGGTGCAAACAAGTACCTTGATCAACTTGGAATGGCATCGAAGTACAACACAAAAGTGTTCTGCATGCAGACTCTCATCGGAGGCAACTACGGTTTGCTTGACACGAAGACATTCTTACCAATCCTGATTACTCAG TGCTCTGCTATGGCATCGGCTTATGGGAAATGGAGTTCTCTCAGTTGA
- the LOC109775882 gene encoding uncharacterized protein isoform X2, whose amino-acid sequence MGATLLKGQGFIVCTHIKEKLGMFLCSDLVRKYYIMQFPMASPDELHAQRRRLHRFPEEQQDTFEFVADELSILRKRLRSMVVVETLIGGNYGLLDTKTFLPILITQCSAMASAYGKWSSLS is encoded by the exons ATGGGAGCAACATTGTTGAAGGGCCAAGGCTTCATAGTTTGTACGCACATAAAAG AGAAACTTGGAATGTTTTTGTGCTCGGATCTCGTTCGGAAGTACTACATCATGCAATTCCCAA TGGCGTCACCCGACGAGCTCCACGCGCAGAGGAGGCGTCTCCACAGGTTCCCCGAG GAACAACAAGATACATTTGAATTCGTTGCCGATGAGTTATCAATTCTTCGAAAGAGACTACGATCCATGGTGGTTGTTGAG ACTCTCATCGGAGGCAACTACGGTTTGCTTGACACGAAGACATTCTTACCAATCCTGATTACTCAG TGCTCTGCTATGGCATCGGCTTATGGGAAATGGAGTTCTCTCAGTTGA